GCCGCTCGTTTGTTGGTTGCCAAAATATTATGGGAAAGTTTAAAAAAATATAAAGATATTCGTTATCCTGAGTTAAACCAAGAAACAAAAGCTCAATTACAAATCTATAAAACGCAATTAGAAAATGAAAAACCATAAAAAATTAAATGAGATGAAACTAAAACTAACCCTATTTTTCATTTTAACTGTATTTACTATAAAGGCTCAATTTGTTGATTTTCATAGAGATTCCGTGATGTTGCGAAATATTTATACACAAGCGCTCACTGAGGGTAAGGCCTACAATTGGTTACACCATATTTGCTATAATGTAGGAGCGAGGCTTTCAGGGTCTTACGGAGAGAAAAAAATGATTACCTATACCCAAGAAGAACTCGAAAAATTAGGACTTAGGGTTAATTTACAGTCGGTTATGGTACCTCATTGGGTCAGAGGATTGCCTGAATATGCTTATATTGAAACAGCAAAAGACAAAACAATAAATGTACCGATATTGGCTTTAGGCGGTTCGGTAGCTACTCCAGCGACAGGCATCAAAGCTTCGGTGGTGGAATTTAAAAGCCTTCAAGATTTAGAAAATGCGAATATTAACCAAGTGGTTGGGAAAATCGTGTTTTTAAACGGAGCGCTCCCTAATGCGATGATTAACACTTTTGATGCGTATGGAGCTTGTGGTTCGCAACGTTATTCAGGAGCACGTATTGCTGTAGATAAAGGAGCTGTTGCTGTAATTGTACGTTCGCTTTCACATAAAGTTGACAATCATCCGCACACGGGAGTAATGTCTTATGAAAACTTACCTAAAAGCCGACAAATTCCTGCGGCTGCTATCAGTACCCAAGGAGCTGATTTGCTGAGTAGCTTGCTGAGTTTAAATCCGAATTTACAATTTTATTTTAAGCAAAATTGCCGTACCCTTGCCAATGTACCTTCTTCAAACGTAATTGCAGAAATCAAAGGTAGTACCTATCCTGATGAAATCATCGCCTTCGGAGCGCATCTGGACTCGTGGGACGTGGGGCACGGGGCTCACGATGATGGAGCAGGAGTGGCACAAAGTATGGAAGTTATCCGAATATTTAATCATCTGAATTACAAACCTAAACGGACTATACGCATTGTTTTGTTTGCCAATGAGGAAAACGGAGCACGTGGTGGTTTGAAATATGCCGAAGAAAGCAAAAAACGAAATGAGAATCATATTTTTGCTTTGGAAAGTGACGCTGGCGGATTCGCACCTCGAGGTTTTGCTTTTAGCGGAGAGGCAAAAAAGATTGCTAAGGTAAAATCGTGGAGCAAACTTTTTGAACCCTATTACATTCATCTTTTTGAAAAAGGATATCCAGGAACGGATATCAATCCTTTAAAAAACGACAGAACTCTCTTAGCAGGGCTCACCCCTGATTCTCAAAGGTATTTTGATCATCATCATTGTCAAACCGATGTTTTTGAGGCGGTTAACAAGCGAGAGTTAGAACTTGGGGCAGCAACTATGGCAAGTATGATTTATTTGATTGACCAATACGGATTGGATTAAATGCGTTATTTTATTGAATTTTCGTACAATGGCAAAAATTACCACGGTTGGCAAAACCAACCCAATGCCATTTCCGTTCAACAAGTGTTGGAAAATGCACTTACTACGCTTTTGCGAGAAAAAATAGAAATTGTAGGTGCTGGTCGCACAGATAGTGGAGTACACGCCAAACAAATGTTCGCTCATTTTGATACTATACAAGAATTGGATAACCAATGGGTGTACAAGCTAAACTCTTTTTTACCTAAAGATATTGCCATACTTCACATTCACCGAGTGAAAGATGAAGCTCACGCTCGTTTCGATGCCTTAAAGCGTACCTATCAGTATCAAGTCAGTACTCAAAAATCTGTTTTTGATTATCCGTATAGTATGTATCTGAATTTACCATTGGATATTGAACAAATGAACGATGCCGCAAAGATATTGTTTAATCACAATGATTTTCAATGTTTTTCAAAATCAAACACCGATGTTAAAACATATCTTTGTCATATAGAACAAGCCTATTGGCAACAGCGAGGTAATATGCTGATTTTTACCATTTCGGCAGACCGTTTTTTGCGCAATATGGTACGTGCTATTGTAGGTACACTTTTAGATGTTGGGCTACACAAAATTACTTTGGAAGATTTTGAACAAATCATCAGAAGTAAAAACAGAAGTAGGGCAGGGGCTTCCGTTCCTGCTTGTGGGCTATTCCTAACCGAAGTACAATATGATGAAGCTATTTTTGTAAAATAAAGCGCAAAGGATAAAAAACAAATTACAAAATAAGAAAACCTTCAAGTTAACAAAGCATAAGAATGTATTGTTTTAAAGGTGTTTATACATAAATGTATAAACTTATTGTTTAAAAATACAAGTGGCTCCCCAAGAATAACCTACGCCAAATCCTGCTAATTGTATGACTTCATTAGGCTTTTCGGGGTGTTTTTGTAGATGTGCTTTTAAGGCAATGGGAATAGTGGAAGAAACCGTATTTCCATAATTTTCCATTTCCAAAACAAATTTGTCAGAAGGGATTTCCATTTCTTGATGTAACTTGCTTAAAATGTGGGTATTTGCCTGATGAAATACAAATAAATCTACATTTTCTAAATTCAGATTATTTTCTTCCAAATTCTTATGAATTACAGGTGGAATGTATTTCATAATAAATTGAAACACTTTATTGCCTTTCATTTGCAAGAAATTATCTAAATCATTATCGTTTTGGGTCTGTTTATGACGAACGCCACTGTTTTTAATGATGATGTTTTCAGCTCCGCTTCCGTCGGTTCCGAGGGTAAATTTACCTACCTTGTATATACCTTCGTTTGAAATGAGGGTAGCGGTAGCGGCATCGCCAAAAATACTAATATTCCCCTTATCGGAGGAATGAATACGTTTGGAATAGACATCGGCAGTTACCAAAACCACATTTTTAAAATTTCCGCTGGCAATAAGCCCATCAGCTACTGAAAGCCCATAAACATAGCCCGAGCAACCTTGATTGAGGTCAATAGAGGCACAAGTAGTGGGTAATCCTACCAAATGTTGAACGATACAAGCTGTTGTAGGTAACAGGTAATCAGGAGTTTGAGTACATAATATTAAAAAATCTATTTTTGATTTTTCAATATTATGTTCGGTAAGTAATTTTTCAACAGCTTTTGTAGCAATATCCGAAGTAAATTGATTTTCGTGAGTTACGTAACGTTGTTTTACGCCAATTTTATTTAGAATTTTTTGGCTACTCCATTCAGGAAATCGTAAAACAATATTGTCATTAGTAATGATGTTATCAGGAAAATAAGTACTTATTGCTTTAATAAAGCTCATAGTTTACAACGCTCGTTAAATATGTTAAAAAATTAGTTATTTTACTCATTAAAGGTCACAAATGTACAAATATTTTGATAAATTAAAAAATACTCAATATAATCCTCATAAAAAACAGACTTGTCTTCTTCAAAAAAGACAAGTCTGTTTAAAAATAATATAATATACTGTTAATCAATAATATCAAATCCAGTATAAGGACGTAAAACTTCTGGAATAACAATCCCTTCAGGAGTTTGGTAATTTTCCAAAATACCAGCTAATACTCGGGGTAGAGCCAAAGAGCTTCCGTTAAGGGTATGAGCCAACTGACTTTTTCCTTCAGTGTCTTTATATCTCAATTTCAAACGATTGGCTTGAAAAGTTTCAAAGTTAGACACAGAGCTAATTTCCAACCATTTTTCTTGAGCTGTGGAATAAACTTCAAAGTCATAGGTTAGGGCAGAGGTAAACCCTAAATCGCCACCACACAGACGCAAAATTCTGTAAGGCAATTTCAGCTCGTTCAAAATTGATTTGACGTGTTCAACCATACCCTCCAAAGCTTGGTAAGAATTTTCAGGATGCTCCACTCGCACAATTTCAACCTTATCAAATTGGTGGAGTCGGTTTAGGCCGCGAACGTGTGCACCATAGCTCCCTGCTTCTCTTCTAAAACAAGGCGTGTATGCGGTATAGCATATCGGAAAATCTTTTTCAGAGAGTAAAACATCTCTAAAAAAGTTGGTCACAGGCACTTCGGCGGTAGGGATTAAGTACAAATCATCAGCAGTTACGTGATACATTTGTCCTTCTTTATCAGGAAGTTGCCCTGTTCCGTAACCTGAGGCTTCGTTTACCACGTGAGGCACTTGTACTTCTTGATACCCTGCTTGGGTGTTTTTATCTAAAAAATAAGCAATCAAAGCTCTTTGTAATTTTGCTCCCTTGCCTTTGTAAACAGGAAAACCAGCTCCAGTAATTTTAACACCCAATTCAAAGTCTATAATATCATATTTTTTAGCCAATTCCCAATGCGGAAGGGCTTCGGAATGCAGTTGAGGAACAGCTCCTGCTTTGAAAACCTCTTCATTGTCGGTTTCAGAAGTTCCATTAGGCACAATGTCATTGGGTACGTTAGGGATACGATACAAGAATTCATTAAGTGATGCGGTAGTCTGTGCTAGTAATTCCGAAAGTTCTTTTGATTTTTCTTTCAAATCTCCCGTTTTTTCTTTGAGCACATTTGCTTGAGCAGCATTTCCAGATTTGAACAAATTTCCGATTTCTTTAGAAATGGCATTTGATTCGGCAAGGATATTATCCAATTCAGCTTGAGTGGCTCGTCGTTTCTCATCAAGAGTGATTACTTGATCAATAATATCTAATTCTTTGAAATTCCGTTTTTTAAGTCCTTCAATGACCTTTTGTCTATTTTCGCGAATGTAACTAAGTGGTAACATATTTATTTCCTTTAAAGCACAAAAATAAACTAAATTACTGAATTTCTACTTCAAAAGAGAGCAAAATGTTAAGTATATATTTACATTTTAAAATTACAAGGTTAAGAATTTTATAAGCAAAATGCTGAAAAATAGGGACTATTCTGTGTTGTGCGGAAAGGCAAATATACGTAATTTTGCGTTTTCAAAGAAATTTTAGAAAAATGAAAAGAGTAGTGGTGGGACTAAGTGGGGGAGTGGATAGCAGTGTAGCTGCTTATCTGCTTAAAAATCAAGGGTATGAAGTTATCGGGCTATTTATGAAAAATTGGCACGATGATTCTGTAACCATATCCAATGAATGTCCTTGGCTTGAAGACAGTAACGATGCATTGTTAGTGGCTGAAAAATTAGGTATTCCATTCCAAACCATTGACTTAAGTAAACAATACAAGGAGCGTATTGTTGATTATATGTTTAATGAATATGAACAGGGCAGAACCCCAAACCCCGACGTGCTTTGCAATCGTGAGATTAAGTTTGATGTTTTTTTGAAAATTGCTCTCAGTTTAGGAGCCGATTACGTAGCAACAGGGCATTATTGTCGTAAGGAAACCTATCAGAAAGGCGGAGAAACCTTCTATCGATTACTCTCGGGAAAAGATACTAATAAAGATCAATCCTATTTTTTGTGCCAACTTACTCAACATCAACTAGGTAAGTCTTTGTTTCCGATAGGTGAATTACAGAAATCAGAGGTTAGAGCCATTGCAGCAGAACAAGGATTGGTTACAGCAGAGAAAAAGGATTCGCAAGGGCTTTGCTTTATAGGAAAAGTAAGACTACCCGAATTTTTACAACAAAAATTACAGCCCAAAGAAGGGCAAATCATTGAAATTCCCCGAGATTGGAAAGGATACGAAACTACAGAGCCTTTTTTTGAAAATCAACAGCAGCAACTCAAATATTTTTCTGAGAAAAAGAAATACCAAACCTCTGATGGTAAAGTAGTTGGAAAACACCAAGGAGCTCATTTTTTTACTATTGGGCAACGAAAAGGATTACAAGTTGGTGGAACTCCTGAACCTTTATTTGTTATTCAAACTGATGTTAATCAGAATATTATCTATGTAGGACAGGGCAATACACATCCTGGACTTTTCAGAAAAGCATTACTAATCAAAGACAATGAAATTCATTGGACTAATCCTTTTAAAGTTTTACAAAATGGTGAATCGGCAACTTATTGGGTGCGTATCCGTTACCGACAACCATTACAAAAAGCCAACCTATATAAAACTTCTGAAGGTTTGTACATCTGCTTCGAAAAATCACAAAGCGCTATCACCGAAGGGCAGTTTGCTGTTTGGTACAACGAAGATGAACTTATAGGAAGTGGAGTGATTTCATAGTTTTATCTGTTTCATAAAATACTTGTAGATAGTTTAATATCTTACAAGTTGAAATCTCTATTTTACATAATATAAATTATAGTTCAAATTATAGTTCAAAATTATAGACGAAATTAAGTAAAGATTAAGGAATTTAATATTTACTTAATATGTCACGATTAGATAATTTTTTAGCATTAGGCTTTGATTTTTTTCTTACCAAAAAAGGAAAAGAATCTGGCATTTTAAACGATAATCTTAGTAAGAAAGATTACTTAAAAACAGCGCTTTGCGTCCCTCTTGATATTAGTAAGAAATTTGTACGCACCCAGAGTCAAGAATTTTCCGTTTTAATGGACAATATGCGTACGTATTCTGGTCGCGTTATTGCTTCTGACAAGGATTATGAGCGCGGTTATACTTCGACTTGTTTATGTGGTCGTAAACGCGTTGATTCCGATTTATCGGATTCTTCAGTGCCTGTGGTTCGTGGTAAAGAATCTCAAAAGGTTTATTATTCTGGACTAATGAAGTGCGGTTCTGTCTGGCGCTGCCCTGTTTGTTCGTTTAAAATAACGCAACGCCGTCAACTTGAGGTTTTTGAACTTTCTAATAAATGGTTAAATCTTCACGAAAAAACAACGGGTAAAAAAGGTCGCCTCTCGTTTATCACATTGACTTTAAGGCACTCAAAATCAGATTTATTAGATGTTTTGCTTAAACGTTTATCTGAGGAATTTAGGAAATTTCAAAAAACATCGGTTTACAAGCGTATTGAGGAAGAAAATAATATCCGTGGATTTGTCAAAACATTAGAAATCAAGTATTCGTTTGAAAATGGTTGGCATCCTCATTTACATTTATTGTATTTCCATACGCAGGAGGAAACACACAAATTTCAT
This genomic window from Capnocytophaga canimorsus contains:
- a CDS encoding ketoacyl-ACP synthase III, with product MSFIKAISTYFPDNIITNDNIVLRFPEWSSQKILNKIGVKQRYVTHENQFTSDIATKAVEKLLTEHNIEKSKIDFLILCTQTPDYLLPTTACIVQHLVGLPTTCASIDLNQGCSGYVYGLSVADGLIASGNFKNVVLVTADVYSKRIHSSDKGNISIFGDAATATLISNEGIYKVGKFTLGTDGSGAENIIIKNSGVRHKQTQNDNDLDNFLQMKGNKVFQFIMKYIPPVIHKNLEENNLNLENVDLFVFHQANTHILSKLHQEMEIPSDKFVLEMENYGNTVSSTIPIALKAHLQKHPEKPNEVIQLAGFGVGYSWGATCIFKQ
- the mnmA gene encoding tRNA 2-thiouridine(34) synthase MnmA, producing MKRVVVGLSGGVDSSVAAYLLKNQGYEVIGLFMKNWHDDSVTISNECPWLEDSNDALLVAEKLGIPFQTIDLSKQYKERIVDYMFNEYEQGRTPNPDVLCNREIKFDVFLKIALSLGADYVATGHYCRKETYQKGGETFYRLLSGKDTNKDQSYFLCQLTQHQLGKSLFPIGELQKSEVRAIAAEQGLVTAEKKDSQGLCFIGKVRLPEFLQQKLQPKEGQIIEIPRDWKGYETTEPFFENQQQQLKYFSEKKKYQTSDGKVVGKHQGAHFFTIGQRKGLQVGGTPEPLFVIQTDVNQNIIYVGQGNTHPGLFRKALLIKDNEIHWTNPFKVLQNGESATYWVRIRYRQPLQKANLYKTSEGLYICFEKSQSAITEGQFAVWYNEDELIGSGVIS
- the serS gene encoding serine--tRNA ligase — translated: MLPLSYIRENRQKVIEGLKKRNFKELDIIDQVITLDEKRRATQAELDNILAESNAISKEIGNLFKSGNAAQANVLKEKTGDLKEKSKELSELLAQTTASLNEFLYRIPNVPNDIVPNGTSETDNEEVFKAGAVPQLHSEALPHWELAKKYDIIDFELGVKITGAGFPVYKGKGAKLQRALIAYFLDKNTQAGYQEVQVPHVVNEASGYGTGQLPDKEGQMYHVTADDLYLIPTAEVPVTNFFRDVLLSEKDFPICYTAYTPCFRREAGSYGAHVRGLNRLHQFDKVEIVRVEHPENSYQALEGMVEHVKSILNELKLPYRILRLCGGDLGFTSALTYDFEVYSTAQEKWLEISSVSNFETFQANRLKLRYKDTEGKSQLAHTLNGSSLALPRVLAGILENYQTPEGIVIPEVLRPYTGFDIID
- a CDS encoding protein rep; translated protein: MSRLDNFLALGFDFFLTKKGKESGILNDNLSKKDYLKTALCVPLDISKKFVRTQSQEFSVLMDNMRTYSGRVIASDKDYERGYTSTCLCGRKRVDSDLSDSSVPVVRGKESQKVYYSGLMKCGSVWRCPVCSFKITQRRQLEVFELSNKWLNLHEKTTGKKGRLSFITLTLRHSKSDLLDVLLKRLSEEFRKFQKTSVYKRIEEENNIRGFVKTLEIKYSFENGWHPHLHLLYFHTQEETHKFHKEFVKAWCKRKKISASLNAQCAKDVYTEKGIVDYVTKWDMSKEMTQGHHKINPNENKRFTPFLMLRLLTENNFKNTDADRNFKRNLEGLFYEYSRYTKGKHLINISKNLKREMKLYEELLNIEIKSDAEILEDEKIDKVEFKISSNLFNKIVFKGATSLLLVAYENEGLNGVIDLLNLLKVNNKKNHQLLYCKRRKLLYQKLLL
- the truA gene encoding tRNA pseudouridine(38-40) synthase TruA, which codes for MRYFIEFSYNGKNYHGWQNQPNAISVQQVLENALTTLLREKIEIVGAGRTDSGVHAKQMFAHFDTIQELDNQWVYKLNSFLPKDIAILHIHRVKDEAHARFDALKRTYQYQVSTQKSVFDYPYSMYLNLPLDIEQMNDAAKILFNHNDFQCFSKSNTDVKTYLCHIEQAYWQQRGNMLIFTISADRFLRNMVRAIVGTLLDVGLHKITLEDFEQIIRSKNRSRAGASVPACGLFLTEVQYDEAIFVK
- a CDS encoding M20/M25/M40 family metallo-hydrolase → MKLKLTLFFILTVFTIKAQFVDFHRDSVMLRNIYTQALTEGKAYNWLHHICYNVGARLSGSYGEKKMITYTQEELEKLGLRVNLQSVMVPHWVRGLPEYAYIETAKDKTINVPILALGGSVATPATGIKASVVEFKSLQDLENANINQVVGKIVFLNGALPNAMINTFDAYGACGSQRYSGARIAVDKGAVAVIVRSLSHKVDNHPHTGVMSYENLPKSRQIPAAAISTQGADLLSSLLSLNPNLQFYFKQNCRTLANVPSSNVIAEIKGSTYPDEIIAFGAHLDSWDVGHGAHDDGAGVAQSMEVIRIFNHLNYKPKRTIRIVLFANEENGARGGLKYAEESKKRNENHIFALESDAGGFAPRGFAFSGEAKKIAKVKSWSKLFEPYYIHLFEKGYPGTDINPLKNDRTLLAGLTPDSQRYFDHHHCQTDVFEAVNKRELELGAATMASMIYLIDQYGLD